The DNA region GGTAACATATATAAATGTAGTTTCAAGTCTCTTATGAAGCTTTGCTATTTCTGTTCTCATTTGAACTCTAAGCTTTGCATCAAGATTTGATAGAGGTTCATCCATAAGAAATACCTTTGGTTCTCTTACTATAGCTCTACCCATAGCTACTCTTTGTCTTTGTCCACCTGATAAAGCTTTTGGCTTTCTATCTAATAAATGTTCAATATCAAGCACTTTAGCCGCATCCCTAACCTTAGTATCTATAACATCTTTAGGTATTTTTCTAAGTTTTAAACCAAATGCCATATTATCATAAACAGTCATATGTGGATACAATGCATAGTTTTGGAATACCATTGCTATATCTCTATCCTTTGGAGAAACATCATTTTTCAAATCTCCACCTATATACAACTCACCTTTAGAAATTTCCTCAAGCCCAGCTATCATTCTTAGCGTAGTTGATTTTCCGCAGCCTGAAGGCCCTACAAATACAATAAATTCCTTATCCTCTATTTCCAGATTAAAATCCTTTACAGCTGTAACGTTACCTGAATAAATTTTATATATATGTTTTAATGATAAATCAGCCATTTAAAATCCCCCCAAATCATTTTATATTTATATTCTAAACCATTACAATACCTTTATCCATTCTCAAAAATAACAAAAGTATTGCATTTAATTTGTATGAAAATACAAACCTTGATAAAGCTCCTCAGATTTTAGCTTGGCATTAATGGCATTTAAAACTTCCCATTTTTTTATACTCCATTGTGGTTCTATTAAAAGATTTCTAGGAGCATCTCCAGTGAGTCTGTGTATAACAATATCTTCTCTTAGCATAGTAATGGCTTTGCATACGATATTAACATATTCTTCCTTACTCATAAAATTCAATTTATTAGCCTCATATAATTTCACTAAAGGCGTATGCTTCATTAAATGTAATAGGTGCATCTTAATGCCTTGAATATCTTTATTAGATATATATTTTATGGTATTTAACATATCTCCTTCATTTTCTCCTGGAAGTCCAAATATTGTATGTACAACTACATTTATATTTCTTCTTCTGAGTTTTTCAAGTGCTGTTTCAAAGGTATTTAAATTATATCCTCTATTAATTATTTTAGCTGTATTATTATTTGCCGTTTGTAATCCAAGCTCTATCCAAAGATAAGTTCTACTATTATATTCATGAAGTAACTTTAAAACCTCATCTTCCAGACAATCCGGTCTTGTGGCAATAGCCAATCCAACTACCCCTTCCTGTCTTAAAGCCTCATCATATTTATTTCTTAAGGCATTAATATCCCCATAGGTATTAGTGTAGGCTTGAAAATAAGCTATATATTTTCCGCTTTTCCACTTTTTATTCATCATATTCTTTATATCCTCAAACTGTTTATCTATGGAAAATTTTCTATCACCTGCAAAATCTCCAGAACCTCTTTCACTACAAAAAATACATCCAATGTCACTTATAGTTCCATCTCTATTAGGGCATGAAAAACCAGCATCAAGGGATATTTTAAAGACTTTTTCTCCAAATTTTTTTTTCAAAAAACTATTTAAACTATAATACCGTTTATCATCCCATTTTAAACCTGTATCTAAATTAAACTCCCTTTCTATGGTAATATACCTCATTTCTTCTCATACTATATTTTTAACTGGCAAAACCCAGGTTAAATCTTTTAAATCTTATTATATCATTTACTTCTTTAATTTACTTATTTCATTTTCATTTATTCTCTTTGGTTTATATTTTTTCATATCTATTTGCCAGGTTCCTATTATATTTTTTATACTATTATCATCTGTTTTCCCATCTCTTGGCACAACATTGTAGATAAGTCCATCTTCTACAAAATTTATAATTCTTACATCTACTTTATCCATAGGATAATTGTTTTCAAATTTAAATGATATAATTTTGCCATTCTTATTTAAATATATTCTTATGGAATTTCCCAAATTAGCTTTAGAATATTGAATAGCCAAGTATCTTTCATCCTGAGAGAACACCATATTATTTATAACCGCTCCAGGAATTATATCAATTGGCACAATATCTTTACTAATTGGTGTTTCTGGCTTCATCTCACTTTCACCACCGCCTG from Clostridium pasteurianum BC1 includes:
- a CDS encoding ABC transporter ATP-binding protein, translating into MADLSLKHIYKIYSGNVTAVKDFNLEIEDKEFIVFVGPSGCGKSTTLRMIAGLEEISKGELYIGGDLKNDVSPKDRDIAMVFQNYALYPHMTVYDNMAFGLKLRKIPKDVIDTKVRDAAKVLDIEHLLDRKPKALSGGQRQRVAMGRAIVREPKVFLMDEPLSNLDAKLRVQMRTEIAKLHKRLETTFIYVTHDQTEAMTLGTRIVVMKDGIIQQVDTPQHLYNHPVNIFVAGFIGSPQMNFIDVKVLDNNGKITLKFEEDTIPLNEEHSKILKEKGYIGKDVVMGIRPENIDDNEEFIEKHNNSVIEAKVTVTELMGAETYLYLTKGKANFTAKVDGSTKSRIGDTIRIAFNNDKIHVFDKETEQTVI
- a CDS encoding TIGR01212 family radical SAM protein (This family includes YhcC from E. coli K-12, an uncharacterized radical SAM protein.); the encoded protein is MRYITIEREFNLDTGLKWDDKRYYSLNSFLKKKFGEKVFKISLDAGFSCPNRDGTISDIGCIFCSERGSGDFAGDRKFSIDKQFEDIKNMMNKKWKSGKYIAYFQAYTNTYGDINALRNKYDEALRQEGVVGLAIATRPDCLEDEVLKLLHEYNSRTYLWIELGLQTANNNTAKIINRGYNLNTFETALEKLRRRNINVVVHTIFGLPGENEGDMLNTIKYISNKDIQGIKMHLLHLMKHTPLVKLYEANKLNFMSKEEYVNIVCKAITMLREDIVIHRLTGDAPRNLLIEPQWSIKKWEVLNAINAKLKSEELYQGLYFHTN